Proteins encoded by one window of Simiduia curdlanivorans:
- a CDS encoding YaiI/YqxD family protein — MKIWVDADACPVVIKDIIIRAAERKKITTTFVANQPIKLPPSQVLSAIQVAPGFDVADNEIVKRLAPGDLVITQDIPLADEVLSAGGLAMNPRGEAYTKANIKARLNMRDFMETLRASGVHTGGPAPLNQGDRKNFADQLDRLLTKLCKP, encoded by the coding sequence ATGAAAATCTGGGTTGATGCCGATGCCTGCCCTGTGGTGATCAAAGACATCATTATTCGCGCTGCGGAGCGAAAAAAAATAACCACAACCTTTGTCGCCAACCAACCGATAAAATTACCGCCCTCGCAGGTGTTAAGTGCCATTCAAGTAGCGCCAGGTTTTGATGTGGCCGATAATGAAATTGTTAAGCGGCTCGCGCCTGGCGACCTCGTCATCACCCAGGACATTCCTCTAGCTGACGAAGTGTTGAGTGCTGGTGGTTTGGCCATGAACCCTAGGGGTGAGGCCTATACCAAGGCCAATATTAAGGCGCGCTTAAATATGCGCGATTTTATGGAGACGCTGCGCGCCAGTGGCGTACATACCGGAGGACCTGCGCCGTTAAACCAAGGCGATCGGAAGAATTTTGCCGACCAGTTGGATAGGTTATTGACCAAGCTATGTAAACCTTAG
- a CDS encoding sensor domain-containing diguanylate cyclase has translation MDAETVKQRAKAFDYLFDAVVVTDTNGVIVDWNAGSEALYGYTKAEALGQAVSILHVPEDSAQLTARVIDAVAREGKWTGEIRMLRKDGYIGWVESMCVPIFDDDGTMIGALGINRDISDRKAEQARLSHLAHYDQLTSIPNRYLLLDRVSHLIEQSKRSEKSFTLLFIDLDKFKSINDTHGHGFGDLVLREFAARIKSCIRASDTVARIGGDEFVILLEDASGKANVGKIAQALIDAVDKPFHIAGQQLQMSCSIGVANYPDDGCSTDELLAVADKAMYRAKGKSCSSYEF, from the coding sequence ATGGATGCAGAAACCGTAAAACAGCGTGCTAAGGCCTTCGATTATCTCTTCGATGCCGTCGTTGTCACCGATACAAACGGTGTGATTGTCGATTGGAACGCCGGCTCAGAAGCCTTATACGGATACACCAAGGCGGAAGCGCTTGGCCAGGCCGTTTCCATCTTGCACGTGCCCGAGGATAGCGCCCAATTGACGGCGCGAGTGATCGACGCTGTGGCGCGCGAGGGCAAGTGGACTGGTGAGATTCGTATGTTGCGCAAAGATGGTTACATAGGTTGGGTTGAATCCATGTGTGTGCCGATCTTTGACGACGATGGCACAATGATCGGGGCGCTGGGAATAAACCGCGATATCAGCGATAGAAAAGCTGAACAAGCGCGGCTGAGCCACTTGGCACACTATGATCAATTAACCAGTATTCCCAACCGATACCTTTTGCTTGATCGCGTATCGCATTTGATTGAACAATCTAAACGCAGCGAAAAATCTTTTACCCTGTTGTTTATCGATCTCGATAAGTTCAAATCTATTAATGATACCCATGGCCATGGTTTTGGCGATCTGGTGTTGCGTGAGTTTGCGGCGCGCATTAAATCCTGTATTCGCGCCTCGGACACGGTTGCGCGCATAGGCGGCGATGAATTTGTTATTTTGCTGGAAGATGCATCTGGTAAAGCGAATGTGGGCAAAATTGCTCAAGCACTGATTGATGCAGTGGATAAACCGTTTCACATCGCCGGTCAACAGTTGCAGATGAGCTGCAGTATTGGCGTGGCTAACTACCCAGATGATGGTTGCTCCACCGATGAGTTGCTGGCCGTGGCCGATAAGGCAATGTACCGGGCTAAAGGAAAGAGTTGCTCAAGTTACGAGTTCTAA
- a CDS encoding DUF6172 family protein — MKKTFVIEHAKIQPPRLFEAVKHELKKYVRRERNKKLPEGADFWDFDCKYGATAEAATVVHLSELNKCVDSAEQQGLTSFYIEILAKVGKRTPRPEQDS; from the coding sequence ATGAAAAAGACGTTTGTAATCGAGCACGCCAAAATTCAACCGCCACGGCTTTTTGAGGCGGTGAAGCACGAGCTTAAGAAATATGTTCGCCGCGAGCGCAATAAGAAGTTACCAGAAGGCGCGGATTTTTGGGACTTTGATTGCAAGTATGGTGCGACGGCTGAGGCCGCGACGGTGGTGCACTTGTCTGAATTGAATAAATGCGTCGATAGCGCTGAACAACAAGGCTTAACCTCGTTTTATATCGAAATCTTGGCGAAGGTGGGCAAGCGTACGCCGCGCCCTGAGCAAGACAGCTAG
- a CDS encoding phosphotransferase, translating to MSLPNFKDSQLAQQLEAAGIAPLKLVAPLCMGTSNQNFLATSNGESWVLRVNNPLTHKLCPRDNEVACWRIAEAAGLAPELKFVSPDYRYYLSRYINTDGAWQKQHQKHPRATHLLGQLLDKISKLTLPKHRVTPRNQWYFYQQEIVNRQKKLGPLLQAVASEILALNSCVEPIIDRLERTQQLRFCHRDLNPHNLLLDKNRLLCIDFEYACTSDPRLELAAMLAHHDLTESQKDGLIQNQLPGSAQEKDRALKDANFLYWLFTACWALIMCDDGKGAKSWYENAMTKIRRHDSSMQR from the coding sequence ATGAGTTTGCCCAACTTTAAAGATTCGCAACTCGCCCAACAGCTGGAAGCGGCCGGCATCGCCCCGCTAAAGTTGGTTGCGCCATTATGTATGGGCACAAGTAACCAGAATTTTCTCGCCACCAGTAACGGCGAGTCTTGGGTATTGAGAGTTAACAATCCATTAACGCACAAACTCTGCCCCCGCGATAACGAAGTCGCCTGCTGGCGCATCGCCGAAGCAGCCGGGCTGGCACCTGAATTGAAATTTGTATCGCCGGATTATCGTTACTATTTAAGCCGTTACATCAACACTGATGGCGCATGGCAAAAGCAGCACCAAAAACATCCACGAGCAACGCACCTCTTAGGCCAGTTACTGGATAAAATATCTAAGCTTACATTGCCAAAACATCGGGTTACGCCACGCAATCAATGGTACTTTTACCAACAGGAAATTGTTAACCGCCAGAAAAAATTAGGGCCACTGTTACAAGCAGTCGCAAGCGAAATACTCGCGCTTAACAGTTGTGTGGAACCTATTATTGACAGGCTCGAACGAACACAACAGCTTCGCTTTTGCCATCGAGATTTAAACCCGCACAATCTACTACTCGATAAAAATCGATTACTGTGTATCGACTTTGAATACGCCTGCACCAGTGACCCGCGACTAGAATTAGCCGCCATGCTCGCACACCACGACCTGACCGAAAGCCAAAAAGACGGATTAATACAAAATCAACTGCCGGGTTCAGCTCAGGAAAAAGATCGAGCACTGAAAGATGCGAACTTTTTGTACTGGCTATTTACCGCTTGCTGGGCATTAATAATGTGCGACGACGGAAAAGGCGCCAAGTCTTGGTACGAAAACGCCATGACCAAAATACGGCGCCATGATTCATCAATGCAGCGCTAA
- the pnuC gene encoding nicotinamide riboside transporter PnuC gives MLSELSIVIQSAIAEAHALSAFELVAVLLALAYIFLVLRESLWCWPAAFLSTAIYTWLFWEVALLMESVLNVYYMFMAGYGYWAWRNASASSEKSIESWPIKRHIFLITATTGLSLLAGYCMANFTQADFPWLDAATTCFAIVTTWLVAQKILENWLYWIVIDAASIYLYLNKGFMLTSVLFMVYIGIAVAGYFSWTRTYQHDLRAR, from the coding sequence ATGCTGTCAGAACTCAGTATTGTTATTCAGTCGGCCATCGCCGAAGCCCATGCGCTCAGCGCGTTCGAGCTGGTCGCGGTACTACTCGCCTTAGCCTATATTTTCTTGGTTCTACGCGAGAGCCTATGGTGCTGGCCGGCGGCCTTTCTGAGCACCGCTATCTATACTTGGCTCTTTTGGGAAGTGGCACTGTTAATGGAATCAGTGCTCAACGTTTATTATATGTTTATGGCCGGTTACGGCTATTGGGCCTGGCGTAATGCAAGCGCAAGCTCAGAAAAGTCAATTGAAAGCTGGCCGATAAAAAGACATATTTTTTTAATTACTGCGACCACCGGATTATCTTTACTGGCGGGCTACTGCATGGCTAACTTTACCCAAGCGGACTTCCCCTGGTTAGACGCGGCCACAACCTGTTTCGCTATTGTTACGACCTGGCTCGTTGCGCAAAAGATATTGGAAAATTGGCTTTACTGGATAGTCATAGATGCGGCATCAATCTATCTCTATTTAAACAAGGGCTTTATGCTGACCTCAGTACTCTTTATGGTATACATCGGCATTGCCGTTGCCGGCTATTTTAGCTGGACGCGAACTTACCAACACGACCTGCGTGCCCGCTAA
- a CDS encoding YkoF family thiamine/hydroxymethylpyrimidine-binding protein, whose translation MKLTVEISMYPFRDGYLDPIQWFIERLDQYPNIERVTNAMATQISGDYNEVMALLAREMKAAYEKWGKAVFVCKFIGGALDLSHKQ comes from the coding sequence ATGAAACTCACCGTCGAAATTTCCATGTACCCGTTTCGGGATGGCTACCTAGACCCCATCCAATGGTTTATCGAGCGACTCGATCAGTACCCAAATATCGAGCGGGTAACCAACGCCATGGCCACACAGATTAGCGGCGACTATAACGAAGTTATGGCACTGCTGGCGCGCGAAATGAAAGCTGCCTATGAAAAATGGGGTAAAGCGGTTTTCGTGTGCAAATTTATTGGCGGCGCCCTCGATTTATCGCACAAACAATAA
- a CDS encoding TonB-dependent receptor, translated as MKNYSINTRALFATSCLAASVALLVQPSHAAAQAPALEEILVSADFRAIAVTDIPASITVIDQQTLQDESARHFEDILNSIANLNWSGATSRPRYFQIRGVGEQEDYQGAPNSSVGFIVDDIDMSGLGMAASTFDLQQVEVLRGPQGTRFGANALAGLIHLKSNDPSDTFEFGGQATVGDDNQRGLGIVVSGPLSETFGYRVALESQQQDGFRQNDFLNQNDSNQRDERTGRVKLRWQPNQQWQIDANLLYADNDNGYDAWTLDNNGFNTLTDKPGVDNQKTQAGSLKVKWLGDTVELTSLTSATNTDHNHAYDGDWANPGYWAAKSCTDYYDENNNGDDTDSIACVYDYLWDKSAERKTVSQEFRVVSTDNSRLFNDSTAWLAGIYLHKLDEDNDLYSEYNTYPDEVLTSDYAATNTAIFGQTDSDLGNEYALSIGLRTETRSSDYTDSNGDAFAPDESMWGGHLALTKSLSDTQNIYARIARGYKAGGFNMTLPSELADKKEFESETLLNYELGLKSFWLEGSASTNITLFYMERLNQQVDASLQDPANPQRFILFTENAGSSNNYGAEFEGQWSINEMLEVYGSLGYLQAQYGDYQYQDKYGSTVDLSGRDLAHAPRLTYSAGLTLRPGNGFFVNINTNGKSEFYYSDSNDSKSNPFTLLNAKFGYEAQDWSAYLWGRNLTDKQYGVRGFYFGNEPDIDWADKQYIRFGDPRQIGVTFNLSFN; from the coding sequence ATGAAAAACTATTCGATTAACACCCGCGCATTGTTTGCGACATCCTGCCTGGCAGCCAGCGTAGCGCTATTGGTACAGCCATCTCACGCCGCCGCACAAGCACCGGCACTTGAAGAAATTTTAGTTAGCGCGGACTTTCGCGCGATCGCCGTCACCGATATTCCAGCCAGCATTACGGTGATCGACCAACAAACCCTGCAAGATGAAAGCGCGCGCCACTTCGAAGACATTCTCAATAGCATTGCCAACCTAAACTGGTCTGGTGCCACCAGCAGACCACGTTACTTTCAAATACGCGGCGTGGGCGAGCAGGAAGACTACCAAGGCGCACCTAACAGCTCCGTGGGCTTTATTGTCGACGACATCGATATGTCTGGCCTCGGCATGGCCGCCAGCACCTTCGACCTGCAGCAGGTAGAAGTGTTGCGCGGGCCGCAAGGCACGCGCTTTGGCGCCAATGCGCTGGCCGGCTTAATCCATCTTAAAAGCAACGACCCAAGCGACACCTTCGAATTTGGCGGCCAAGCGACAGTGGGCGATGACAACCAGCGAGGCTTAGGCATTGTTGTATCTGGCCCCCTGTCTGAAACCTTTGGCTACCGCGTGGCACTGGAAAGCCAACAGCAAGATGGCTTTCGCCAAAACGATTTTCTAAACCAAAACGACAGCAACCAGCGCGATGAACGCACCGGCCGGGTGAAACTGCGCTGGCAGCCGAACCAACAATGGCAGATTGATGCAAACCTACTCTATGCCGACAACGATAACGGCTACGACGCCTGGACCTTAGACAACAACGGCTTCAATACCCTGACGGACAAACCCGGTGTCGACAATCAAAAAACCCAAGCCGGCAGCCTGAAGGTTAAATGGTTGGGCGACACTGTTGAGTTAACATCTTTAACCTCCGCCACCAATACCGATCACAACCACGCTTACGACGGCGACTGGGCTAACCCCGGTTACTGGGCGGCAAAATCCTGCACCGATTACTACGATGAAAATAACAACGGCGACGATACCGATTCGATTGCCTGCGTTTACGATTACCTGTGGGATAAAAGCGCCGAGCGCAAAACGGTGTCACAAGAATTCAGGGTGGTCTCCACCGACAACAGTCGTTTATTTAACGACTCCACCGCTTGGCTTGCGGGCATCTACCTGCACAAGTTGGATGAGGATAACGACCTCTACTCTGAATACAACACCTACCCCGATGAAGTGTTAACCTCCGACTACGCCGCCACTAACACGGCTATCTTCGGCCAAACTGATTCAGACTTAGGCAATGAATACGCGCTGTCCATCGGCCTGCGCACGGAAACCAGAAGCAGCGATTATACCGATTCCAATGGCGATGCGTTTGCCCCAGACGAATCTATGTGGGGCGGCCACTTAGCCCTAACCAAATCCCTCTCGGATACGCAAAATATTTACGCGCGAATTGCGCGCGGTTATAAAGCCGGCGGTTTTAACATGACACTACCGAGCGAATTGGCTGACAAAAAGGAATTTGAGTCCGAAACCCTGCTCAACTACGAACTCGGCTTGAAGTCCTTTTGGCTCGAAGGTAGCGCCAGCACCAATATAACGCTGTTCTACATGGAGCGGCTGAATCAACAGGTTGACGCCTCGCTACAAGATCCCGCCAACCCGCAACGGTTTATTTTATTTACCGAGAATGCCGGCAGCTCGAATAATTACGGCGCAGAATTTGAAGGCCAATGGTCGATCAATGAAATGCTGGAAGTTTACGGCAGCCTCGGTTATCTGCAGGCGCAGTATGGCGACTACCAATACCAAGACAAATACGGCAGCACAGTGGATTTATCCGGCCGCGACCTCGCTCACGCACCACGCCTTACCTACAGTGCGGGCCTAACACTGCGCCCCGGCAATGGCTTCTTCGTCAATATAAATACCAATGGCAAGAGCGAGTTTTACTACTCAGATAGCAACGATTCCAAATCCAACCCTTTCACCTTACTCAACGCGAAGTTCGGTTACGAAGCACAGGATTGGTCTGCGTATTTATGGGGGCGCAACTTAACCGACAAACAATACGGCGTGCGCGGCTTTTACTTCGGTAACGAGCCAGATATCGATTGGGCTGACAAGCAGTACATCCGCTTTGGTGATCCGCGCCAAATTGGCGTAACCTTTAACCTGAGCTTTAACTAG
- a CDS encoding 2-oxo acid dehydrogenase subunit E2: MIKDFILPDIGEGIVECELVEWLVKEGDIITEDQAVADVSTDKALVQIPSMYDGKVTKLYYKEGDIAKVHAPLFAIELIEAGAAESGASPNTTSSDSTSTAPAKAAAIAPAQNNPTSASIAAVDDSADREFVRNTSRALTTPAVRRLARENSVDLANVPATGKNGRVLKEDMLNFLAGASSASTSSASATAGRPVAADRVEPIKGVKAVMARAMQESVSTIPHFTYMDEIDITDLVNLRLQLKAKYPDVKITMMPLFMKALSLAITEFPVLNSRLNSDCTELTYLSAHNIGMAVDSKVGLLVPNVKNVQNLSILELAQEISALTDSARSGRVSPETLKGGSITISNVGAIGGTAATPIINKPEVAIVALGKMQELPRFNAKGEVEARKIMTVSWSGDHRVIDGGTIARFCNRWKEFLEDPASMLMAMR; this comes from the coding sequence GTGATTAAAGATTTTATTCTGCCGGATATTGGCGAAGGAATTGTTGAGTGTGAACTGGTTGAATGGCTGGTGAAAGAAGGTGACATTATCACCGAAGACCAAGCCGTAGCTGATGTGTCTACCGATAAAGCCTTGGTGCAAATTCCCTCCATGTACGACGGCAAAGTTACCAAGCTGTATTACAAGGAAGGCGACATCGCCAAAGTGCACGCGCCTTTGTTTGCCATCGAACTGATTGAAGCTGGCGCCGCTGAAAGTGGCGCTAGCCCAAACACAACTAGCTCTGATAGCACTAGCACAGCGCCCGCGAAAGCTGCCGCCATTGCGCCGGCACAAAACAATCCAACCTCGGCCAGCATCGCCGCCGTGGACGACAGCGCCGACCGCGAATTTGTGCGCAACACCTCGCGCGCGCTCACCACGCCAGCTGTGCGCAGGCTCGCGCGAGAAAACAGCGTCGACCTCGCCAACGTGCCCGCCACGGGAAAAAATGGCCGCGTCTTGAAAGAAGATATGCTCAACTTCCTCGCCGGTGCCAGCAGTGCATCAACATCGAGCGCGAGTGCAACCGCGGGCAGGCCAGTCGCCGCCGATCGGGTTGAGCCCATCAAAGGCGTGAAAGCGGTGATGGCGCGCGCCATGCAAGAATCGGTCAGCACTATTCCCCACTTCACCTACATGGATGAAATTGATATCACCGACTTGGTGAACTTGCGCTTACAGTTAAAAGCCAAATACCCAGATGTGAAAATCACCATGATGCCGCTGTTTATGAAGGCGCTATCACTGGCGATTACAGAATTTCCGGTACTCAATAGCCGGCTCAACAGCGACTGCACCGAGCTAACCTATTTGAGCGCTCACAACATCGGCATGGCGGTGGATTCTAAAGTCGGCCTGCTGGTGCCCAATGTTAAAAATGTGCAAAACCTCAGCATCTTGGAATTGGCACAGGAAATTTCGGCACTCACCGACAGCGCCCGCTCAGGCCGCGTTAGCCCAGAGACATTGAAAGGCGGCAGCATCACCATTTCAAACGTCGGCGCCATTGGCGGTACCGCAGCTACACCGATTATTAACAAACCGGAAGTGGCGATTGTGGCGCTCGGCAAAATGCAAGAGCTGCCGCGCTTTAATGCCAAAGGCGAGGTGGAAGCCCGCAAGATTATGACCGTCAGCTGGTCTGGCGATCACCGCGTCATCGACGGCGGCACCATCGCGCGCTTCTGTAATCGCTGGAAGGAGTTTTTGGAAGACCCGGCGAGTATGTTGATGGCGATGCGGTAA
- a CDS encoding alpha-ketoacid dehydrogenase subunit beta codes for MAKMNLLQAVNSALTTAMTNDKRVVCFGEDIGKFGGVFRATSNLQEKFGKARCFNTPLTEQGIAGFAIGMAAQGHIPVAEIQFADYIFPAFDQIVNEAAKFRYRSGNQFNVGGLTIRTPYGGGIAGGLYHSQSPEAYFTQTPGLKVVMPSTPYQAKGLLLAAIRDPNPVIFFEPKRLYRAAVGEVPDEEFEIPLGVAEVVKEGSDITLLSWGAQMEYLQAAAAMAEADGISCEVIDLRTLLPWDVDTVARSVKKTGRLLVTHEAPLTGGYAGEIAATIQDHCFLYLEAPISRVTGLDTPFPLVHEKEYMPDQYKIFEAIKRSINY; via the coding sequence ATGGCCAAGATGAATTTATTACAAGCCGTTAACAGCGCCCTGACCACAGCTATGACTAACGATAAGCGCGTGGTGTGTTTCGGTGAAGACATCGGCAAATTTGGCGGCGTGTTTCGCGCCACCAGCAACCTGCAAGAAAAATTTGGCAAAGCGCGCTGCTTTAATACGCCACTGACCGAACAAGGCATCGCCGGCTTTGCCATTGGTATGGCGGCGCAAGGTCACATTCCGGTCGCCGAAATCCAATTTGCCGATTACATTTTTCCCGCCTTCGACCAGATCGTTAACGAAGCGGCGAAGTTTCGCTATCGCTCGGGCAACCAATTCAACGTCGGCGGCCTCACCATTCGCACACCTTACGGCGGCGGTATCGCCGGTGGCCTGTACCACTCGCAATCACCGGAAGCCTACTTTACCCAGACCCCGGGCTTAAAAGTGGTGATGCCATCGACGCCCTACCAAGCCAAAGGCTTGTTGCTCGCCGCCATTCGCGATCCAAATCCGGTGATCTTTTTCGAACCCAAGCGTTTATACCGCGCCGCCGTGGGTGAGGTGCCGGACGAGGAATTCGAAATTCCCTTGGGCGTGGCCGAAGTGGTCAAAGAAGGTTCGGACATCACCCTCCTGTCTTGGGGTGCGCAGATGGAATACTTGCAAGCCGCTGCGGCCATGGCCGAGGCCGATGGCATCTCCTGTGAAGTTATCGACTTGCGCACATTGCTGCCTTGGGATGTCGACACAGTCGCGCGCTCGGTGAAAAAAACCGGCCGTTTATTGGTGACTCACGAAGCACCATTAACCGGTGGCTACGCCGGCGAAATTGCCGCGACGATTCAAGATCACTGCTTCCTCTATTTGGAGGCACCGATCAGCCGCGTGACCGGTTTAGATACACCCTTCCCCCTGGTGCATGAAAAAGAATACATGCCCGACCAGTACAAAATATTCGAAGCCATTAAGCGCAGCATCAATTACTAG
- a CDS encoding thiamine pyrophosphate-dependent dehydrogenase E1 component subunit alpha, which yields MSDKITHKLRLLSGFEMAIPTLSLLKADGSLYEGAKAPKLDKTTALRIYDTMQFIRVLDERMVAAQRQGRLSFYMTCTGEEAAVIGSAAAFEAKDMIMGQYREHGALRYRGFSTEQFMHQMLSNSKDLGKGRQMPIHYGCNDLNYMTISSPLATQIPQAAGYAYAQKLEGEKACTLVYFGEGAASEGDFHAGMNMAAVLKCPTVFFCRNNGYAISTPADEQYAGDGIAARGVGYGMKTIRVDGNDILAVYAGCVEARKIAVDNNEPVLVEAMSYRLGAHSTSDDPAGYRSRDEEDKWRAVDPVLRMKNWLIAKKWWTEAQEKAGLENYRKEVLDCLKATEKVAPPGLDDLITDVYDTPDANLKGQLAALREHIAKYPEKYPKTAAQVIEGTEH from the coding sequence GGCGCCAAAGCACCCAAGCTAGATAAAACAACCGCGCTGCGCATCTATGACACCATGCAGTTTATTCGGGTACTGGACGAGCGCATGGTCGCAGCCCAGCGCCAAGGCCGGCTGAGCTTCTACATGACCTGCACCGGCGAAGAAGCCGCCGTCATTGGTTCGGCGGCCGCCTTTGAAGCCAAAGATATGATTATGGGCCAGTACCGCGAGCATGGCGCCTTGCGCTACCGCGGCTTCAGCACCGAGCAATTCATGCATCAAATGCTATCCAACAGCAAGGATTTGGGCAAGGGTCGCCAAATGCCGATTCACTACGGCTGCAACGACCTCAACTACATGACCATTTCCTCGCCACTGGCGACGCAAATTCCGCAAGCCGCCGGCTACGCCTACGCGCAAAAGCTCGAGGGCGAAAAGGCCTGCACCTTGGTCTATTTCGGCGAAGGCGCCGCCAGCGAGGGCGACTTCCACGCCGGCATGAATATGGCGGCGGTGCTGAAATGCCCTACCGTCTTCTTCTGCCGCAACAATGGCTACGCCATTTCCACCCCCGCGGACGAACAATACGCCGGCGACGGCATCGCCGCGCGCGGTGTGGGCTACGGCATGAAAACCATTCGCGTAGACGGCAACGACATACTGGCGGTGTACGCCGGATGCGTAGAAGCGCGCAAGATTGCCGTGGACAATAACGAGCCGGTATTAGTAGAAGCCATGAGCTATCGCCTAGGAGCGCACTCCACCTCCGACGATCCGGCCGGCTACCGCTCGCGCGACGAAGAAGACAAATGGCGTGCGGTAGACCCAGTGCTGCGCATGAAAAACTGGCTGATCGCGAAAAAGTGGTGGACCGAAGCGCAGGAAAAAGCCGGCTTAGAAAATTACCGCAAAGAAGTGCTCGACTGCTTAAAGGCGACGGAAAAAGTTGCCCCGCCCGGGCTCGATGATCTGATCACCGATGTGTACGACACACCCGACGCCAATCTTAAAGGCCAGTTAGCAGCACTACGCGAACACATCGCTAAGTACCCAGAAAAATACCCGAAAACCGCCGCACAGGTTATCGAAGGAACGGAGCACTGA